The Dehalobacter sp. DCM sequence CGGAAGCTTGACGTAATGGAAAATGAAAATGAAGCCGCCAAGCACATTGCTGAGGTAGAACAGGAAAACAAGCTCTTCAAACTCAACCTCTCCATGTCCCAGGCGGACGCCCGCTTTGAACTGATAGAGAAAGGATTCGATGATTTCTTTATTTCCATCAAAGAAATGGCTGAATCGGACCAGACTGCTTGCAAATTATATCTAACCCATGCCAATCAGTTACTATCTAAAATAATGAACAAGTTAAAGCGCTTTGAGAAAGCTTCCCTGGCAGCTCCGAAAACACCGGAAAATCAAGGAGAATAATGAAGATACCGGTGGATGAGCGGAATTGAGAAGTATCGGATGTAATTGAACACACCAAAGAGTGAGATTATTACTATTCCTGAACTTCAGCCCAAGATGAGAATTCTGATTAATAAACCATTGATTGGAGTTTTGGAGAATTGCGGGAATCGTAAAGGTCATCCGTTGTTGTGTGATAACCTTTATATCCCTTATCCATGTAAAGGAACCGTATGTCGTGAGCAATGCACTATTGGCAATCAACGTGTTCATCACATTCTACGCTTCAGTCAGCAGCATATCCGGCAGCGGTTGTGGAGCGGTTAGAGAAATCATCAAACTGTTACTAAAAATATGAAAGCAGGAGTTCATCCTGCTTGAAGCGACAAACCCGCTAGTCCTGCGGGTATATTGTTTCCTTCTTTCCCGACCCTTTTGTTGGCAAGCCTTCGAAGTAAATTCCCCAGTCCTCGAAGAAATCATCCTCTTTGTCGGGATGCTCGCTATTTTTCCCCTCGTCTTCGTCTTTGTCTTTATGTTCGTCTTTTTCTTTTTCTTTTTCGAATATAAATTGGTATCCCGCAGGAATTGCAAAGGGAATCACGGGATCATTCCGCAACGCCCTGGAGAGCACTTCCCGAAAAACAACAGCCGGCCCTGAGCCGCCGGAGATCGTCAGATAGTGGTCCTTGTCGGTTTTATCGTAGCCCATCCAGACAGCCGCTGTTAGCTCCGGGGTATATCCGACAAACCAAACGTCTTTAACCCCTTTCGTAATCCTGGCAAATTCCCCGGTATGCGGAAGCTCAACCGAACCGGTTTTGCCGGCAGTGGGACGGCCCGAATAAGCATTTTTCCCCGTCCCGTTGTCTACTGCGTTTTTCAACAGAAGGGTTAGGGTGTAGGCGGTGCCCGGATCGGTGACACGAACCGTTTCCGGTTCAGCCTGAGCGAGAAGTGTCCCATCGCCCGAGGTAATCTTTGTCACTGCAAACGCCTTATGCATGACGCCTGAATTGGCAAAACTGCTGTAGGCTTGGGCCATTTGCAGGGGCGATACCCCCTCGGTAAGCCCCCCCAAGGCCAGACTGAGGTAACGGTCTTCTTCCGTCAGGGGAATCCCCGCCCGCTGAGCAAAAGCAAAACCTAAGTCCAGGCCGATTTCATTCAGGAGCCATACAGCAGGGATATTCCATGAATTCTGGATAGCCTCTTGCATGGTCACATAGCCCCGGCTTTGATAGTCCCAGTCGACAGGTTGATAGCCATTCAAATCAAGGGGGCCGTCATAAAGAATGGAATAGGGGGTATAGCCCATTTCTAGAGCCGGGCCATAGACGGCCAGCGGTTTAAAGGAGGAACCCGGCTGGCGCTTCAACTGGGAAGCATGGTTGAATTGCCGGTAGGTGCTTTCACCCCGGTAGCCGACGAGTCCCCGGATGCCGCCCGAGTACTGATCGATGACCACGATCCCGCTTTGCACCGGCTGATCCGATTTACCGTCAGGAAAAAACCCATCGTCCTGATAGACTTCTTCCGCCGCCTGTTGAACGGTAGGGTCCATTTCGGTGTATATCTGCAGACCGCCCCCCAGGATTTGATCTTCGGTAAACCCATAGCGGGAAATAGCTTCTTCAATCACATAATCCACATAGGGCGAATACTTACCGCCAAGTTCCCCGTCCCGATCTCTTTGGATACGTATGGGTTGGGCCTTGGCTGTCATGAATTGGGACTCCGAAATATAGTTTTGCTCTTTCATTAAAGAAAGAACGATATCACGCCGTTCCAATGCCTTTTCCTTGTCTTGTAAAGGAGAATAAACGCTGGGGGCTTTGATCAGGCCTGCAAGCAGGGCTGCCTCTCCCAATCGGAGGTTCTGAACATCTTTCCCAAAGTATAAATGGGCAGCCTTCTGAATTCCCCAACACCCTTCACCAAAATAAATATGATTCAGATACGCGGTTAAGATTTGGTCTTTGCTTAAGGTTAATTCAATTTTCAGGGCAAACGCGGCTTCCTTTAATTTGCGTGCCAGTGTTTTATCGGAAGGCAAGAAGATGTTTTTTGCTAATTGCTGGGTGATGGTACTTCCCCCTTCAGAAAAATCCCCGGATTTAAGGTCATGCAGCAACGCCCTGAACAGGGATCGGATATCCACACCCCGATGCTGGTAAAACCGCCTGTCTTCGACAGCAATAATTGCTTCCCGCATGGCGGGAGGAATATCCGCCAGCGTAACCGGCAGGATTCTTGAGGAGGACAGCTGCGACACCGCATTGCCGTTTTTATCATAGATAACCGTTGGCTGAGCCAGGGGGCTCTCCAATGGGCTGATGTCCAGGGATTGAATCCATAAAGTGGTTCCGCCGGCAGTAAACAGAAGAACGATAAGAACAGCGAGTGCCAAACTTCGCCAAAACTTTGGTTTCCGCCAAAACCTTGATGTCTTAAGATTAGCATACCCTTTCTTCAGCCATTGACGCCCATAGTGTACGACTAATTTAACCTTGTCTGTCATGTGGCGTTTCATACTCATTTCCGATTACTTCTCCGAGTTCCACATCCGCAATTCGTTGGCTTAATAAGCTTTGGACATCGACTAGTTCAAACCCGGCCATGGTTTTGTTCCATATAATAATATAATGGGCTTCGGCAATTTTGATGACATCGCCTTCATAGACAGCGGTCCCATTTTTATCATAGAAGCCGGTCCATAAAAGTAATTCAAATTTCTCTGCCCTTTCCCAAGAGCGTCCCAGTATACTTACGGCAAACAAGTCTAAACTCTGGGTATGAAAGGTTAGCGCGTGGGGTTTTTCCATCTTGCGCTTGACCTTGTCCCAAACCCTGAACTTAAATTCTTTCAATTATTCCCGCCTCCTTATGTTTTACTGTTCCTATTTTATTTCACGAGTGTTAACCGGTCTTTGCTGAAATTGGAAAATTCGTTGCCAAACTATTACTAAATGTTACGGATGAAGTAATCCGCGTAAAAGATATAATAAAAAAGCACCGCCGGCTTCGGCGCCCCTAATCGCGCGTCAGCTTTTGGTACTTTTATTTTGATGTGTGGGATGTCCACGCCATTAGGTCATCCGTGACCGTGACCGCCACTGCCATGCTCCGCTTCTCCGCCGGAACTGTGGCACGCAGACCTGACTTTGGGAGTAAGAATGAAAGAATAACATCCTATTTTGGATTAAATAACGGAAACGTCATGCTGAAGGCCGTTCCCTTCCCCAGTTGGCTGGTTACGTCTATTTTACCGCCTTGCAGCTGGACCAGTTTTTTGACAATCACCAGTCCCAAACCGCTCCCTTTCTCTTGGCGGTCTTGACCATGCTGGTTCTTCACCCGGTAGAACCTGTCCCAAATGTGCGGCAGATCCTCGGGGGCAATCCCAATCCCATTATCCTCAATCGTTAATACCACTTCGCCCTCCGAGACCGCCACACTCACTCGGATCAAGCCATTTTCTGTCGCGACGACGGCATTCTTCAGCAAGTTTCGGATAATCTGTTCTAAACGATCAACGTCGCCGATGACGATGGCTTTTTCTGTTTTCTTCTCCACTCGGATCATCGTATTTCTGCTAGCGGCCATCGCCTCCATGGAAATAACCACCCCTTGGGCCAAGGCGACCAAATCCACCGGCAGTTTTTCCACCGTGATATTCCCGCTTTCCAGGCGGCTTAATACCAGAATATCATCCACCAGCCGGGTGATATGAATTGTTTGCGTATAGATCGTATCCATATACCGCAGCCGTAACGCTTCGTCTTGGACCATTCCGTCACGGATCGCTTCAACAAACCCCTGCACCGCCGTCAGCGGCGTCCGTATTTCGTGGGATATTTCAGCGAAAAGCCGGGCCCTGTCTTCATCCATCTTGACGCTTTCGGTCTGGACCTTCTGCAGTCTTTCCGTCAGCTTATTCAGCTGGCCGGCAAGGGCATTGATTTCGTCCAGGGGCTGGTCGTCGGTGTTCAAAACATAACTCCCTCTGCTGATTTCCGCCACATGAGTAGCCAAACGGGATATCGGTCTGGAAATGAACATGGCCAGATAAACGGAAACGATGATGATGAAAAACAGGATGCCCATTCCCCCGATAACCAGAAAAAATTGCATTTTGTTTATAGCAAGGTCCTGATTAGAGGGCTGCGTTTCCAGTAAAATACCGTATTCGATGGTGTTTTTATTGTTCCCCATGGGGACAACGACACGGAAGGCAAGCCGTCCCGTTTCGCGATCCATTGTCCGCGTCACGGCGGTTTCCCCGTTGGTGAATCTGGCGACATGGTTAGCCTCTACCTTACTGCCGGGTAAGACTTCCTGCTCTGCTGACGTATCCCAAATAGTGCCTGCCCGGTCAAAGATGGTAATCTTGGCATCAAAGAGATCCGACAGATAGATCAGATAATCCTGTTTACGTTTGGCCTGATCAGCGGTTTCCGCAGCCGGCGGCTTACCCCATACGGTGTTTGTTTGCTCGAGTAAGGCATAATTCACCCGTTTGGCCTTACGGAACAAATCCTGTTCTACCTGGTCATAGGTCAGCTGTTTCACGATAAAGCTGGAAAACAGGATCAGCATAATCAGGCCAATGGCAAACGTCGCCACATTGGTAAAAAGTATCCGCGTATATATATTCTTATTAAACTGTTCCCATAGCATCCGTTGGAAGTTGCGGCAAAACCCGCGTACGGAGCCGATTACCCACTGTATTTTTCCCCTGACCTGCTGGTGAAAATCATTCACAACGCGTCTCTCCTCCTTTGATCGGAGGTGTAAACTGGTATCCCACACCCCACACCGTCGTCAGGTATTCATGGGACAAGGGAGCCAGTTTTGACCTTAATCTCCGGATATGCACATCCACCGTCCGCTGATCACCGAAGTAGTCATATCCCCACACCGCCGCCAACAGTTCCTCTCGGGTGAAAACCCGCCGGGGATTCTGGGCCAAGTGATAGAGCAGGTCGAATTCCCTAGGCGTCACTACCGTCTGGACGGCATCGACCAAGACTCTTCGGATATCCGCCCGGATTTCCAGCCCCGGGTATTTTAATTGCCAATTGACCTCTGTGTCCATGGGCAGGGTTCGTCTCAAAACGGCTTTGATTCTGGCAACCAATTCTCTGGGGCTGAAAGGTTTGGAAACGTAGTCATCCGCGCCCATTTCCAGTCCCAGAACACGGTCTGCTTCCTCTCCTTTAGCTGTCAGCATGATAATCGGAATCATGCGAATCGACCGTAAATTACGGCACAGGTCAAGCCCATCCTTACCGGGAAGCATGATGTCCAGGATGACAACATCGGGATTCTCCCGATCAAAGGCAGCCAATACCGCATTGCCGTCACTGACACCGATGACCTCGAAGCCCTCCCGTTCACCGTAGAGCTTGACCAGTTCTAAGACATTCTGGTCGTCATCGACAACCAGGACTTTTCCCAAAAACGGCATATTTCCTCCTTAGTACAACCTTTATCCTATCATACCATAAGTGATAAATGACGGAGAAATCCAATAATCTCCATGCGGATTGTCCTTGCCTCCATTGCCGTCGCATAGTGCACCACGATCAAAAAGAGATGAGAAACAGATTCCCATCTCTTTTTTTCTTACTCTCTATCACTTATAAAAAAGTATGCTCAGTACCTTGCCGCGGTCACACGGATGGTGAAGAAGCGGTTAAACCTTTCGTTCACCAACAAGGGTATTAAGCCATTGAATATCGTCTCTATTCGTCAGTTCCCGTTCGATTTGTTCCAACTTGGCTTGGGCTTGTTCTAAACCTGTAATTTTCCTGGCTTTCTTCAGAAATTTTACAAATCCGCGCATATCGTTTTGCCACACATCGCGATACTCACTCACCAGCTTCGTATACTGAAAAAACACGTTATCAAAATGCTCTCTTGCCCCAATATACGCCACTTGCTTTTCGTTCAGTTCTGACTTGACCATATTCGAATCCTCCTTATAAATAAACTACAGCATTGAGGATCGTTTGACTTTCCATTCTGCAGTTATTATATAGGAAAGATTTTTCCGGTATTTTGCCGGAAGTTAAATATTTGTTTCGAAAATATTAATAATTGTTACACGTAAGGAAACTTCAAATTCATAAAAAGTTTAATAGATTAAATTGGTAATGAACTGATAGATACTGTTGTTTAACGCTTCATATTCGGATTTGGCCGCCTCGGAAATGTTTGGGTACATGGTTTTATAGTGATCCCATGTCGGCAAGTATTTATTTTCCAGCGCCCGATATTCTGGAATACTGTAATCCGACTTATCAAACGGCATTCCTGACTTTTCCCCTGCATTTGGATAGACTGCATAGTCTCTCACAAATTCAGTCAATGCATTCAGTTTGTCCATTGCGATATCACTGGCAGAAACAGGGATTTTATCGAAACCGAATATATACTTTCCACCTGGTGCCAGGATATCGATATATTCTTTAGCAAGATCGATGCATTCCTGTTTGCTTTTTGATTTCAAAGCGGTAAGCGGATATAAACCGGTCAAAATGAATTTATCCCCTAATTTATCCTTGATCAATTTGGGATCACCATATTCGAACCATATAACAGTATTTGTCGGAAGTTCCTGCAAATAATCAAGGTATCTGCTCCAGTCCTGCTCACAGAAAATACGGCTGTGTATTCCTTGGGCAGCATAATGGTTAACCAATTTTTTGAATGTAGGCCACCAAAGATCTGCGAAATCCTGTTCTCTCATAAAAGGCGGCATATGCAGCGGGAAAAATACATGTCCATAATCAGATACATTCCCCGGCAAGCCTCTTCGATAAGCGATATCGTATAATGCTTCACAAGCCGCTGGGATTTGATTCCGCCGCCGTCTGACATCCTTGCTGATCCCAGAAAAACTTCTCAACTGATCGGCGAGATAATCAAAAGGCGCTTCAGTGGCTCTTGAGGAATTAGGAGGAGCCGAAAAATATCCATATTTTTTAATATATTGCCCCAGAACATTTATCGAGGCTCCCATATCTTTTTCATATTTCTTTATTCCTTGGGCAAAAGCAATAGCGGTCATCATGGGATTGTCATTTCCCAGGGCTTTAAATTGTCTTGGAATGATTTTTTCAATAATGCATGCATAGGGATCAGCAATCAATTCATCGTATTCATCATCCATCATCCCCACGACCTCCGGATGCTGCATAAAACCTTCCTTTGACATGATATATGATTGCGAATTTAAGAACTGATACATTCCCGGAAGCCGGATGGATGGGGAAACGGGACAGACATCGCTATACACGTTCTGGCAAATCATCTCAACGGAATCTGAGATTTTTTCCGGATTCCACTGAACTTCCTGCATATTCATGCCACCGATTTCAGCTACAATTTCAAAGCCAAGACTCACATTGACGGGTACACGATTGGGAATTTTTCCATCATAAATATCTTGAAATACTTTTACTCTGTCATCCATTGTGTATCTCCTTCTTTCTCACGACATGTTTCACCTCAAGATCCATACCTCACTTAACAAACATCTTACATATTTTTACACCTTCAGCCGCATTCGTTGTAAAGGCATCCGCTCCGATTTGTTCGCAACTCTCTTTCGTTAC is a genomic window containing:
- a CDS encoding transglycosylase domain-containing protein; translation: MKRHMTDKVKLVVHYGRQWLKKGYANLKTSRFWRKPKFWRSLALAVLIVLLFTAGGTTLWIQSLDISPLESPLAQPTVIYDKNGNAVSQLSSSRILPVTLADIPPAMREAIIAVEDRRFYQHRGVDIRSLFRALLHDLKSGDFSEGGSTITQQLAKNIFLPSDKTLARKLKEAAFALKIELTLSKDQILTAYLNHIYFGEGCWGIQKAAHLYFGKDVQNLRLGEAALLAGLIKAPSVYSPLQDKEKALERRDIVLSLMKEQNYISESQFMTAKAQPIRIQRDRDGELGGKYSPYVDYVIEEAISRYGFTEDQILGGGLQIYTEMDPTVQQAAEEVYQDDGFFPDGKSDQPVQSGIVVIDQYSGGIRGLVGYRGESTYRQFNHASQLKRQPGSSFKPLAVYGPALEMGYTPYSILYDGPLDLNGYQPVDWDYQSRGYVTMQEAIQNSWNIPAVWLLNEIGLDLGFAFAQRAGIPLTEEDRYLSLALGGLTEGVSPLQMAQAYSSFANSGVMHKAFAVTKITSGDGTLLAQAEPETVRVTDPGTAYTLTLLLKNAVDNGTGKNAYSGRPTAGKTGSVELPHTGEFARITKGVKDVWFVGYTPELTAAVWMGYDKTDKDHYLTISGGSGPAVVFREVLSRALRNDPVIPFAIPAGYQFIFEKEKEKDEHKDKDEDEGKNSEHPDKEDDFFEDWGIYFEGLPTKGSGKKETIYPQD
- a CDS encoding YopX family protein; the encoded protein is MKEFKFRVWDKVKRKMEKPHALTFHTQSLDLFAVSILGRSWERAEKFELLLWTGFYDKNGTAVYEGDVIKIAEAHYIIIWNKTMAGFELVDVQSLLSQRIADVELGEVIGNEYETPHDRQG
- a CDS encoding sensor histidine kinase, producing the protein MNDFHQQVRGKIQWVIGSVRGFCRNFQRMLWEQFNKNIYTRILFTNVATFAIGLIMLILFSSFIVKQLTYDQVEQDLFRKAKRVNYALLEQTNTVWGKPPAAETADQAKRKQDYLIYLSDLFDAKITIFDRAGTIWDTSAEQEVLPGSKVEANHVARFTNGETAVTRTMDRETGRLAFRVVVPMGNNKNTIEYGILLETQPSNQDLAINKMQFFLVIGGMGILFFIIIVSVYLAMFISRPISRLATHVAEISRGSYVLNTDDQPLDEINALAGQLNKLTERLQKVQTESVKMDEDRARLFAEISHEIRTPLTAVQGFVEAIRDGMVQDEALRLRYMDTIYTQTIHITRLVDDILVLSRLESGNITVEKLPVDLVALAQGVVISMEAMAASRNTMIRVEKKTEKAIVIGDVDRLEQIIRNLLKNAVVATENGLIRVSVAVSEGEVVLTIEDNGIGIAPEDLPHIWDRFYRVKNQHGQDRQEKGSGLGLVIVKKLVQLQGGKIDVTSQLGKGTAFSMTFPLFNPK
- a CDS encoding response regulator transcription factor, giving the protein MPFLGKVLVVDDDQNVLELVKLYGEREGFEVIGVSDGNAVLAAFDRENPDVVILDIMLPGKDGLDLCRNLRSIRMIPIIMLTAKGEEADRVLGLEMGADDYVSKPFSPRELVARIKAVLRRTLPMDTEVNWQLKYPGLEIRADIRRVLVDAVQTVVTPREFDLLYHLAQNPRRVFTREELLAAVWGYDYFGDQRTVDVHIRRLRSKLAPLSHEYLTTVWGVGYQFTPPIKGGETRCE